From Fusarium musae strain F31 chromosome 8, whole genome shotgun sequence:
CTTTATTCCATTTGTTGATAAGGCTCCTGATCTGGAAGATTTATCTCTAGACCTTTGGGTATTGGTTCTTTTGGTACGCTCCTATCTGTTTGGTGGAATGTCCGCTAATGAGCCATACAGTCTGGCATCTTTGCAGCCTTGGTTAACGTCTCGtaattcttcatcattgcGGAAATGGGTCCGGTGACTAGTACCGTTGTCGCTCACGGCAAGACCTGCATTATCGTTGCTATCGGCTGGTACATTTCCGGTAGAGACGTTGCTGATAAGTCTATCATCGGCCTCATGATGGCTTTGCTTGGAATAATCCTGTGAGTAAACTGTGTTATGTGCCGTGCTCTGGACTTGTCAGTTGACCTGTTACAGGTACTCGGCCGCTATTTTGAGACAGGGCCATAGGGCATAAAGCATAGACGGAGAGCGAGAGAAAACGTACATTGATCACAGAACACATAAATTCAGTTGCGTCACGTGTATGCAATTGCCGGGGTCTTATTCTGGGGGATGCTGCATGCCTGCGGGTGAAAAGATTAGTGGTCGAGTAAGACACAGACTGGAGGTGAGCATCACAACTAGGGCTCagataaatacttaattttgGAGGGGCTTGGGGTTGACCCGCTGCAGCCGGCTTCTTTGTTCATGTCTGCCCAACGTGATGATAGCACATTACCCTGTATCTACATAGTAGCAGAAAGAATAATACCAAGACAGCTCAGGTAAAGCAGTAATAACATAAACAcaagatatttataaaaggttGAAATAGTTATGCGTCACCAAATCTTACTAGAGGTCCCAGCATTTGAGGCGCTTCTTTCGATTCTATCATGTCAATTGATGCTCTCCGGCTAATGTGTTTTTACTACCCACCCACTGTACTGACAGCGCAACGAGAACACTACAATTGGAACATGACCACTGAGTTGTGAACAATAAGCAGTTTTCTATAAAGGAACACCTTGAATTTTGAGATTCTTATTCACTCGGTTGTTTAGTGAAATGTAATTTTGTTCATTGTCGTAGCATGGgttggttgttgattgaATTGAGCGCCCAGGAGCGGAAGATTCGTTCCCCTGAGGCTGCACTGAATCATTTTTGGTAGAACCGACCTTGAAAATGGCATTCTCGGGTTGCTCTGTCAACCAAAGCCAAGCATCACCAACTGCCTGCGCTttttcctcagcctcagatcCATTTCAGCAGCGCTTGTTACGATCTCACATTTCTCTCCCGCAGGCATCATGAATAGCATCAATCAACGCATTCTTTTTTGGCTAGACGACCTTCCTCCCCATTTCCCTCCTCCCGCGCAACCCAGGTCCAAGAAGCGCTCACTCTCCAACGGTGgtcttcttccctccccGCCTCACTCACCAGAGTCTGTTGCAGTGGAGATGCCAGCAGCCACTCCCGTTTCCAAGAAGCGTAAGACGCTGGGTGATGTCCCTCCGCTCGCGCCGCATGAGcgagttgacgatgatgacgaggagagCGAGCAGACGCCGAGAGCTGAGGCTTCGCTGTCGGATGAACGTGCTTCTCAACGCACTGGTAGTACTGGTGCATCGGGTGCATCATCTCCCACCAAGGCTTTGCGGGCGCTCAAGTATCAGGACGATGGACTTGACCATGTGAAGCTCGACGTCTCGGACGAGACACTTCCAGCGTCTCTGCTGGAACTGGCGAACGACATGCAAGACTTTGACAATGGTGAAGGCGTTGTACCTGTTTATCCTACGGTTGGTCCCATTGATTCTGCTGGCATAGCTTGGTAAACTGACGCATGAAAggatgagatcaaagacCTTGGCACAAAGACAACCCGCTCATGGCAAGTTCCAGCCTTATCGatttgacgacgacgacaagcgTTACCCGAAGACTACGCATCGACAACTCAAACTTGGCGATGTACTTCAAGTTGTTAGTGATGCTCGAGACTGCGACGAGTATCAGGCCGATGAGGCGTATTGGAACAACCATGTTCACACGcccctcctcaacatcatcttccgCGGAACCAACCCTTGCCCAACACAGCTCGATGGCTTCACATCTTGGTACGTCAACCTCCTTCACCTCACCTTAATCATATCTGACATTCACAAACAGCACCACCGCCTCCATCCTCCCCGAGTACAAGATCCACGCCACCGCCGGCAAGAAAGTCGATTAcgccagcttcatcaaccccGAGCAGGACAAGCTCCTCCCCAACGccaccaagctcatcgacaAGGTTTGTGCGACTGCCACGGATAACAGCATCAACCACACCAGCTTCCAGCGCCTCCTCGAACGACTCATCTCTTTCAGCATTGAGACGAAACGCGGTGCGCAGACGGCGCAAAAGGCGGAACTTCATATGGGCGTATAGCATGCAGCCTAATGGAAGCATTTCAAGTCTCTTGCTGGTAGCGGTTTGGTGCATCTGCCGTTTATTCCTGGGATGATTGTCCGAGGGCACGTTTAGGAATTCGTGGCCTCTACTTTTGTCGATGGCAAGACTGTGTGTATCCATTGCTTTTGGCTGAGATTTATCGAACCAATCGGCTTGCAGACCCTTTTTACCGCACATGGCTCTTTTGGATCGACTGCGAGCTTGCTCTTGACTTTTCAGATCATTGCTGGCGTCCAGCGCCTGAGAATCTGGACACTTGAGGTCTTCTGGCCTTGGTATAAGACGTATGTACTTGACCCGAAGCCATCGCCGGTCGCCGCGGCGGGGATAGCATGATCGGATCTCTTTGCCGTTCATCATTTGCAAATGAGCTCCATGGCCATCTCACGCCCTAGACTAAGCTCCTAGTCCTTGTACCACCAACACGTCTGACTAGCGAAAAGCTACAGGGTGTGGTGCTCTTATCCCATCACTGTACTTGGTCCATCATAGCGACTTGGAAATAAAACTTGGATGGTCAGGCTACAATGGAAGCCTTGGTTGATCTTTGGATGATGAAGCTTGGGTGCTGAGACGAGGATCAATTTGCATATGGCATGTGTATAAAGCAGAAAGCGTGATTTCGCATCTGGTGCAACTCTATCCTGCATTTGGATCAGGTCATGAGCCGTTGAATAGCAAATTGATTAGGTCATGCAAGTCTGAGAAAGTTGCGTTTTAGTGATTTCCGCTCATGAATGTTCTATGCCAACCCACCGTATTTGTTCATGCCGCATGGTTACCAGCCATAGATAGTGTTCGGATTGAGAAAGGCTCTATTTACCTCAATGGTGTATTGCGTTAGATTGTTCCTCCATTATTTCCCGTCACCATTGCGGCTTTCCATATCTATTACTTTGCGCATGGTGGTCATTCCAAGTCGCGTGCGCATAGCCCTGAACATCTCAAAAGAGTAGAGACAAACGAGCGACATTGTTTTTAACAACTGAAGAACTTTATGCAAGACTCGCCCGTTCATATCCCTTAATCCAGTATTCCGATTGCAGGAAGACGCCAACATTGATGGACTGCCATGGTTTGATTGGATCAACGACAGCAAGATCAAAACGTCGAATCAGCTACAGATATACTCACGCATCAGCAAATGGGTCGAAAACAGAATGAATTGCGTCGTTCAAGACCTACCTCAACAAAAACCTTGTTCAGCTCCATCAGTGCAATGTTCTTCCCAAGACATTGCCACCGTCCGTATCCAAACACAAGCTCAAGAGTCCCTTCCATAAGACGAAGGCTATCAACAGAGGAATGCAGCCATCTTTCTGGACGAAACTCACCCGAGTCTTCACCCCAGATGTCGGTTCGGCGGAAGATACCCCAGGCGTAATAGCCGATCTTAGTACCTTCAGGCAGATACTATCCTTTGAAGGTATCGCCACCTTGAGGGATTTCCTTGCTCATGAGGCCGACGACCGGCGGGTGAATTCGAAGGCCTTCTTTGATAACGGCTTGGAGGTATGGCATTGCTCGTGCTTCGGCATCAGTGACGATAGGGTGACTTAGTTTGGAGTTGTCGATCTCTGCTCGCATTGCCTGAACCACACGAggattggagatgatgtaGAGTAGAGTTGCTCGGATGGCAGTGGCGGTGGTGTCAGCACCTGCTAGGCTTGTCGGTGTTAGCTACCCGTCGTACTAAGGCGAAGAGTAAGGCCTTGACTCACATTTGCATCAAAATCTCCGACTCAACCTCATGCTGGAGGAGCCCCCGCGAAACAAACGAGCCAATCATGTCTCTCTGAACCTTGGGATTTGGACCAAAGCGTTCGGCCGCAACCTTTTTCGCGATCGCCATGACTCTACCTACGCCAGCTTTGTCCTTGTCCGACGGCAGCATACTCCTGAAAATGGGAAGCTGCAGCAGTTTAATCATCCAGGGAATTACGGTGGTAGTGATGATTGTCGGCATGCTCTCTTCCATCGCAGTGATGTAACCATTCACATCCGAGTCGGTCTCCAAGTCGCCAAACGCCTCACCAAAAGCCAGCGCAGAAATGACATCGAGCGTGAAATACTGGGCTTTGTATCCAAAGTCAAAAGGTATATCTTTGAATATGTATTCAGCATCAAGCAAATCGAGCAAACGCTCGACGTTCTCATCTATTGTTGTTTCGATGTTGTCGACTTCCTTGCCGGAATATGCTGCTGCCATTTTCGAACGAGTGCTGGCGTGCAGATCATCGTTGCGCTGGGACAGGACGTTGTCTTTCGTTGGATCCAGGCGCATGGCGTCGTACCAGCTGGAGCGTTTATATCGTGTGCGCGCATTGAGCATGTGCTTCATCAGATCCGGGTCGGACGTGATGAGGTCGTTGGGTCCAACGCGGGCGATGCCGCCTGTCCACTGGTGTTAGTTGGCAAATCAAAGTGTTCCGATGAAGTCGATAGAATGACATAATTTACAACGAAACCACAATGTATGACGAAGTAACCCAGTGAAATTACGCATATAACCAGGCACCGCAGTTGTACTCACCATATTTCTTGCAAGCTTCCCAAAGTTCAAGATGTGTGCGACCACCACCGACTCGTGAGATGAGCCATAATTGACTGAAACCCGCAATCGCGGGGCCTTTGAAATGGCGCAGGCGGGCCCATTGACGAATCGTTGATATAACATACCACAGAACAAAGACAACTCcgacaagagcagcagcccGACCATCAAGGGGAATAAGTCCCATGACAGAGCCAATATCCTCAAAGATATCTATTGGAACATGAGTGAGTTAAAATGTCTCTGCACAGCGACGTTACCCCGCTTCTTTATAGATCCACGGTTCGTCAAGCGATACGCCCCGTAACGTTGCAGTTGTCTCTGATTTGGAAATGCCCGAGTACTGTGCACAGACTTTTGCGTGATCTGCTTATTTCCAAAGGCCACTCGAGAAGAAAGACAACGATTGTATTTGCTAGAACATGTCATTCAGGATGCACAGTTCATCAAGGGCGACAGTTCGCCCAGTCGCTCAAGCGCCCACTGGCCTTACTCCTGAATTGGCTCAATGTCATATTCGCGATTGACCTAGCTCTAAGCAGACATCCAAGCTGTAGATACGCTACTAGGTTTTAGAAGACAAAAACTGTTAGTCTGGGTGAGCGGGAAGTGCATCGGCATGTCCGATGACTGCTCCTTTAACCTGATTCCCCTACGCCAATTCAACCCACTCAATTTCAAACTTCAATATGCGACAGCTTATGGGAAAACGGTtgctcaagaccaagaacgACCAGAAACAGCAAAAGTTCTCACCTTCTATGCACTTCTGGGGGGTATCCCTCTAGGATGATTCCTGTCGACGCCTATCCATCGGTCACGCAGATGAGTAACACTGGCTCTTTTAAAGCGGCTCATTATACGGTGAATGTTCTAAAGTTTAGCGTACCGGCGTGTAACACCAGCCGCACGGGTGTATCAACGGTGAGGGATTGGAATAGATGACCCCCAAGATTTTTAATACCCTACTGAACCACATCTGGCCGACGCAGTCAAGATTCGGAAGCAAAATGTAAGATTTCATGCTATCAGAGTGGACAAAACCCGGCATTGGTGCAGTCATACCCAGCAAAGACGGTGACGAATTTCGCCTATCGCAGGCGACTCACTTTTGCACGGCCTTCGTAGTGGCGAATGagtccaatgccaatgccagGTTAGGCGAGGAGCTCGACGACTCTTACTCAGATGCCCTGTCCCAACGAGCACAGGAGGTGCACTCCCGAAGACTCCACCCGTTGGCTACCTTTTGCCCTGGCTCAAAGGATATGTTTGGTTATGAGTGACTACGCGAGATGTGAGTTGAGATCTAAAAGCGTATGATGAGCACCACGGGTCCCCCACTGAGAGTGACAGGTACCATACAGTAGACACATGGTTTTAGTGGCCAGTATATGAATGCGCCACGCCTCAAGGTGCTGGCGCCGAAGGAATGAGGGCTATAGAGATGAACTCGACTGTTCAGTGAATGATCACGAGTTTCCATGATATGGATAATATTCTCGGTGAGTAAGTGACCCCGCGACTTGAAGCTACAGATTATGGTTTGGTAGACTCATAGACCACGAACGCTTAATGGCATAAGGCTTACGGAAGTTGGACGAGATTAGGAAGGTAATAAAACCGTTGCAGAATTTAGTCAGCTGCTGATCACCTTTGCCGCTAACATGGTTGGCTGAGAAGACTTCGTGGCTGCTACGCCGAAGTACAATGGGAATGAGTTTTCGATCCTTATGTTTACGAAAGCCCGCCGCTCGTCTGCATACGCTGAAGACCATCGCCCGGCCGCAATACGCAACCTTTAAATAGCAAAGTATATAACTACTGGACTATGGATAGATGCCTCTGTACTATCCGCACACCCTTCAAACAGTAGGGGAAAGACAAGGTCATAGTAGTACAGGGTTAGAAAATGACTAACAGAAAGAAAGCATCAAACGAATTGTAAACTAGCACGCATGATATGATTGACTTTAGCACCTCCCAATACAGCTTCACATAACTATTAACGAGAAACCGTGACGATGCGTCCTGATTATTCTGATAAAGATTCACCCGAGCCAAGTGCCTTAGTTTCTTCGCTTGGGATATCAGACAACAGTCGCATCTCAAAATACTCTCCTTTGATCTGCATCCAATCCACTGCACCTTTCGAGACATCGAGCTTATCAGAAAACTCTCCATTGCCTTCATTAGCAAATTGATGGATTTTGTCTAGTGTCTTCCAGCGATCAATGTTCTGGTTATTATCCCCTGCGATGTGTTTATAATCCCAAGGTTGGTCCAAAGTGAAATTGCATTGGATGATGGAACTTCTTCCTTGAACAGAAGTGTGTTCACTAGTTGAAGAGGTTGTCATGAATGGGTATTCACTGCTTGCTGGTGATGCAAGAAGACCTTCCGCCACGCAATCGGTGTGTGTCGTGATCCAGGCTATTGGGAGCTCCATGAGATATTTGAAGGTTTCCGTGGAATGATTCAGGTCGGGTTTTCCGTCAATAATAAATGAATACGAAGTAGCTGGTATTCCTTCTCTTAATGCTTCCATGGTGTGCAAAATGAAGTGGGAAATCTCCTTGCCGGCAAACTTAGAATATACCTGATGTGGAGAGGGCATGCCCTCAGGAACTTCCTCAATAGATTCATTTTCGGTGGGAAAACTACTGACATCTACCTTGGCAGCATTTCTGGGGAGGATATTTCGCCACAGGTTGATTTTATGCTCGATAAACAGGTTTGGGTTTTCCTCGAAAAATGGTATTAAGCCAATGATGTGACACTCAGGGTGTCCAACTGCCATCCGATCCTCGTTAAGAATAAGCTTAGTGATAAGCAGGCGCTGGGTCTGCGAGATATTCTCGAGGAACCTGATGGCCAGAGCGGCAGCTGAAAAGAAATGCTTGCGCTGGTAGCAGTACCTTGTACCAGTATAACCTTCTTTGCCGACGTCACTGTAGCGCCACTGATCTAGTCGGTTCCATCGTTCTGTCAACTGTAGCTGTTCCACCATATCCGTAACTTGGGATAAACAGGGTATGGCCCAAAGGTCGAAACCAAGACCGAAGAAATCTGAGGCACGGCGCGATTTACATTCCATCCAACCCGGTAAGAAGTTATCGACCGCTTCTTTGAACTTCTCGGGGTACTGGTGTGCAATCTTTCGCAAGAGGTAGGTATATGTGCGGTTGCGTGAGACGTTGTTGTCGTATATGGATATGGCTATGGGGTTGCCTGCCTTTGAGCCACTTCCGGGGTGCTCCATGAACTCACGTATGTGAACCGTTTCGAGTAACTCAGCATTGAACTTTGGATAGCGGCGCTCCCGGGCGATGATATCGGCTATGTCATTTATAACGAGCGGCATGTATTTGGAGTATTGCTTAATCGGTTGCTCGTACATGTCGGGAGTCAAACAATGTCTCAGTCGAATGAGCATCGCAAGCTGAAGATAATGGTGATATGTTGATATAAAGTCAACCGCCGCGGCCTGCTTTCTCCATTCTCGCTTGTaggctgttgagaaggtGATATTGTTGAGAGTGAACGGGTAATGGTATGTCTCGAGTGCAATCGTGCGACAAACATGTCGCAGTGATAAGTCAATTGGAAAGCCGTTGGCCTGCACTAACTTGTCGGATTCGGCGTCGTAGATGTATCCACCTTCGGCGGTGAAGTATTGTAGGTAGATTAGCTGGCGCATTTCCAAGGGGAGACCAAGGAAGCTAGCCCTTGGCGGGTCAGGGAAGGTCTCGAGAGGCATGACGATGGATCTCTGTCCTGTATTGCAGGGTTATGTACGAGgattgaggaagaagcatgaagaagagacgcGGTTGGTGAGAGATAGCGGGGTAATTTATAAGCGGCCGACCACTGACATGGCATGACTCACACAGCGATATCGGCGTGCGCCCGAAAGCTTAAGCGTATTGGCAACAATCAACTACACATCTCCACCAATCAATGATCATACAGATATGGATGCGAAGGGTATCATTTgaaactaggttctctctgctggaataagctcacagccacaaatctcaactataaataacacttcaagcccacaacttagacatcaataccgtgatgactgaccaatagCTACAGCAAAATGCTGATATcattaaaacctaaaagaTGACTCATTTTCCCGCCATCACGGGCTATAAGAAGCTAATACTACTGTCAGCCGCGTATTGTAAATGCAATGGAAGACTTACGTGCCTCTGGTACATCTCCCGAGACGACCGAACGcgagacaacaacagagcAATATGGCGGCACCTGATAAGGTCAGAGGGTCTCGAGTTGGGTAAGAAAAGGACAACTAACACACACCTAAACGAAAGCTCGTCTGTACGGCATATCCGGATGAATTCCAGCAGCAGTATATCAACTAAAAAGGAATCAGAGACTGGACATGGACTAGTTCATAAATACTTACTGGAATtcccctcaacctcaacgatATCAGGGATCACCAACAGACTCTCAGGAAAGAGGATAGCTTCAGGGCCATCGAAGATGAAAAAGACGAAAttttcaaggccatcaagttCGAGGAATGGAAAAGGCTCTCGGACGACCTTATCCGGCCTACGCGATGATGTAAGCATTGCAGATAGTAAGTTGAATAGGTGGCACTTACAGTTGGCTATTCTTGGCACACATGCTCTTACTTGCACCATCCAAGGACTTCCTCAGGAGGTTAAGAAAGCCATCAGGCAAGAGAGGGAGGCGCTAAAAGCCCTTCCCAATAACAAGGCCAGATGCAAGAAGACCATGAAGTCGATCAGAAGAAGACTATTGAAAATATCAATACCCATGGCCAGAGAGTGAAGACAAGATAGTACTCACAACCGGGAGTGGATCAAGTCCCTGATCGAGGTGTGGAAGGCGATTCGCTGACTTGTATTTAGCACAAGATAGATATGAAGCATGAATGGGTGATTAATACCTGAGAGGAACTTCCTGCTACCCCCACTTAGCTTCGAACACTTAGCAACAGATAGGCTTCTAGAAGAGGTACTGACCAGGTACGGCGCGAAGCTATCAGAATTGTCAAGAAATACTGACGTACGAGAAAAGCTTGACCTGACTGACTATAAGTCAACCCGTGAGTCACTCGAGAGATGAATGATGGAAAGAGGCTTACAGAAAGTTTCGTGATGACACGTATGTCGGTGCCATTGGGGCTGAGCTTGAACTGTCAGCAAAGGTCCAAGTCGACGGCTGGATGACTCATACACGAAGGTTGGACTGGCTGGACGTATTAGTCAGCCCGCTTCGCCGAGTCGGGATGATGCGATGAACTTACAGAAGGTTCGGGGCAATCAGAAGGTGGTGGCGGTATTGAGTTTATGAGTCAGTCATAAGGTTCTAGCATGAAGAGTCAGTATCAGACCAAAGCCTTGACGAACAATCGTGGACTCacagaaaatacacttcggttttaacaCAATGGTAAAGCTCTGCCTCAAGCAGAACTTCAAACTGGCAATCCGACCAGCGGATCGCCTCAGGTCATCATAGAGAGGAACTAAGCCTCAATATTATGATAGGAGAGGATCCAACTTCTCCAGGAAGATGGATGGGAACGGTATAGCCCAGCATACCAGGTAGTAGCAACAGCACCCACCATCAAGGGGGTAACTGCCAGAGAGAAAAGGAATGCAAGCTGCGCCGGGCAACTGTGCATTAATAGGGTAGTGGTGATGTCATGGTTTAATGTGTGCACCAGAGACTGCGCCAGGAATCTCGTGGTGGAAGGAAGTAAGTGAGGAGGGGCTCAATGACGCCATCTTCCCTGTCCAGCAGAGCGATGGGTCGTAGTGCTCGGAGCGTAAGGGTGATGTCGGCCTGGAGCCCGCGTGTTCCTCCCTCTGGTGGAGGAGCGATGTGTCGTAGTGCTTGGCGCGTTAGGGTGATGTCGGCCTGGAGCGTAGGAGTGATGCTGGCCTGGAGCCCGCGTGTTCCTCCCTCTAGTGGAGGAGCGATGGGATCGAGTCACTGGGGAGTCTTCATCGTCCAGTTGTCCGGGTCGAGGAGAGATGATACCGGGAATTAACTCAAATGTGTTATGTTTTGACCTAACCGAGTCAAACTGCTCAATGTCGAAGTACTTCAAGGCCCATTGGGTTGCAAACCAGCTGTCCACGGTGAGCAAGCGCTCATAGGTGGTATG
This genomic window contains:
- a CDS encoding hypothetical protein (EggNog:ENOG41) produces the protein MNSINQRILFWLDDLPPHFPPPAQPRSKKRSLSNGGLLPSPPHSPESVAVEMPAATPVSKKRKTLGDVPPLAPHERVDDDDEESEQTPRAEASLSDERASQRTGSTGASGASSPTKALRALKYQDDGLDHVKLDVSDETLPASLLELANDMQDFDNGEGVVPVYPTVGPIDSAGIAWMRSKTLAQRQPAHGKFQPYRFDDDDKRYPKTTHRQLKLGDVLQVVSDARDCDEYQADEAYWNNHVHTPLLNIIFRGTNPCPTQLDGFTSCTTASILPEYKIHATAGKKVDYASFINPEQDKLLPNATKLIDKVCATATDNSINHTSFQRLLERLISFSIETKRGAQTAQKAELHMGV
- a CDS encoding hypothetical protein (EggNog:ENOG41); the encoded protein is MGLIPLDGRAAALVGVVFVLWYVISTIRQWARLRHFKGPAIAGFSQLWLISRVGGGRTHLELWEACKKYGGIARVGPNDLITSDPDLMKHMLNARTRYKRSSWYDAMRLDPTKDNVLSQRNDDLHASTRSKMAAAYSGKEVDNIETTIDENVERLLDLLDAEYIFKDIPFDFGYKAQYFTLDVISALAFGEAFGDLETDSDVNGYITAMEESMPTIITTTVIPWMIKLLQLPIFRSMLPSDKDKAGVGRVMAIAKKVAAERFGPNPKVQRDMIGSFVSRGLLQHEVESEILMQILAGADTTATAIRATLLYIISNPRVVQAMRAEIDNSKLSHPIVTDAEARAMPYLQAVIKEGLRIHPPVVGLMSKEIPQGGDTFKG